Proteins encoded in a region of the Thermodesulfatator atlanticus DSM 21156 genome:
- a CDS encoding IS1634 family transposase — translation MTNIIFCADDDSIMYIRTTARKNKDGSRVEYLQLAHNYWDPVKKRPRPKVIANLGRKDRLDLDRIRDMIRALSKLLPANEAAEITAMIEASGLPFKVNWAKSAGGIYFLRKLWNSFGLKEFFEKKLKERRFEIPVEVAIFAMVAGRALAPDSKLSTYQWIKEEVYFTEGQGLELHHFYRAMDFLVEVGEGLEKEIFKRVANLFNLRVDLIFFDTTSVYFETEVEDSLRKRGYSRDRRPDLPQVVVGLAVTREGIPVKAWVFPGDTPDVKAAFRVQEELRSFSVGRIIWVCDRGMVSEETRVVFQRAGGGYILGERLRSGSEMVEEVLATGGRYREVRDNLWVKEVRVKRGTKERRYVLVYNPERAARDKAIREEILKALEQEIERIKGLSGLRRQRAECRLRRSPVLRRFLAADSLKIEREKVKREERLDGKYLLSTTEEDLSAEEVALSYRNLQEVERAFRELKHRFDIRPMYHRLEERIRGHVMLCWLALLMGRLVELKVGESFSRIRRKLGRICVVELEYTREDQKEKVYRWTEIEPRGKGIFKKLGVPLPQAYEFKFSARSK, via the coding sequence TTGACAAATATAATTTTCTGTGCCGATGATGATAGCATCATGTACATCCGCACCACCGCCAGAAAAAACAAAGATGGCTCCCGCGTCGAATACCTACAACTCGCCCATAACTACTGGGACCCTGTAAAAAAACGCCCTCGCCCCAAGGTCATTGCCAACCTCGGCCGCAAAGACCGCCTGGATCTTGATCGTATCCGTGACATGATCCGGGCGCTTTCAAAACTTCTTCCTGCCAATGAAGCCGCAGAAATAACAGCTATGATTGAGGCCTCAGGTCTTCCCTTTAAGGTCAATTGGGCCAAGTCTGCAGGTGGAATTTATTTTCTTCGCAAGCTCTGGAACTCCTTCGGGCTTAAGGAATTTTTCGAGAAGAAGCTTAAAGAGAGGCGTTTTGAGATACCGGTGGAGGTGGCCATCTTTGCGATGGTAGCCGGAAGGGCGCTTGCGCCAGACTCAAAGCTTTCCACCTACCAGTGGATCAAGGAGGAGGTTTACTTTACTGAGGGGCAAGGGCTTGAGCTTCATCATTTTTACCGGGCCATGGATTTTCTAGTAGAGGTGGGAGAAGGGCTTGAGAAGGAGATTTTCAAGCGAGTGGCCAATTTATTTAACCTGAGGGTGGATTTGATCTTTTTTGACACCACAAGTGTGTATTTTGAGACGGAAGTAGAAGATAGCTTAAGGAAGCGAGGGTATTCACGGGACAGGAGGCCTGATTTACCGCAGGTGGTAGTTGGGCTGGCGGTGACGCGAGAGGGGATACCGGTAAAGGCGTGGGTATTTCCAGGGGACACGCCGGATGTGAAGGCGGCCTTTCGGGTGCAGGAGGAGCTGAGATCATTTTCGGTAGGGCGGATCATATGGGTTTGCGACCGAGGGATGGTAAGCGAGGAGACGAGGGTGGTGTTTCAGAGGGCAGGAGGGGGCTACATTTTAGGGGAGCGTCTTCGAAGCGGCTCAGAGATGGTAGAGGAGGTTTTGGCTACGGGAGGACGCTACCGTGAGGTCAGGGACAATCTTTGGGTGAAAGAGGTTCGTGTGAAGCGCGGGACCAAGGAGCGCAGGTATGTACTGGTTTACAATCCTGAACGGGCAGCAAGGGACAAAGCCATAAGAGAAGAGATTTTAAAGGCTCTTGAGCAAGAGATTGAAAGGATCAAGGGGCTTTCAGGTTTACGGAGGCAGAGGGCGGAATGCCGGCTGAGGAGAAGTCCGGTCTTGAGGAGATTTTTGGCGGCGGATTCTTTGAAGATAGAGCGGGAGAAGGTAAAGCGAGAGGAGCGTCTTGACGGGAAATATCTTCTTTCGACTACGGAGGAAGATCTTTCGGCGGAGGAAGTGGCCCTTAGTTACCGGAACCTGCAGGAGGTGGAGAGAGCTTTTCGGGAGCTTAAGCACCGTTTTGATATAAGGCCGATGTATCATCGATTAGAGGAGAGGATCAGGGGGCACGTGATGCTTTGCTGGTTGGCGCTGCTTATGGGAAGGCTAGTGGAGCTTAAGGTTGGGGAGAGTTTTTCGCGGATTAGGCGGAAGCTCGGGCGGATTTGCGTGGTGGAGCTTGAGTACACGAGAGAAGACCAAAAGGAGAAGGTCTACAGGTGGACGGAGATAGAACCCCGGGGCAAAGGGATTTTCAAGAAGTTAGGGGTACCCCTTCCTCAGGCCTACGAGTTTAAATTTTCCGCGAGATCTAAGTAA
- a CDS encoding nuclease-related domain-containing protein yields the protein MLLKVKDSKEEDLIALQRLLSLKGISHKQRFFMEREIRNIKKGDKGEKDAAYYIDFYYANSKNWVVIHDLRLEYQGQVAQIDHLLINRMFHIYVLESKNFGFSQLKINEFGEFEVKYGQYYFGIPSPVEQNQRHIDLLTKIINDNRLMPRRIGLPRMPVFFNYILVSPQTKIVRPKNKEYQYENVIKADMLKKVIDKNIDKVSAIEIVKSLYNLCSLEVVCEFGKRLIALHKPRKIDWNKKFGINVGKEKKKIVKYYCFKCGKSISEKVAKFCWNNKDKFRGKAYCYDCQRLLKS from the coding sequence ATGCTTCTCAAGGTAAAAGATTCCAAAGAGGAAGATTTAATTGCTCTTCAAAGGCTTTTATCTCTGAAAGGCATTTCTCACAAACAAAGGTTTTTCATGGAGCGGGAGATTAGAAATATAAAAAAAGGCGATAAAGGAGAAAAAGACGCGGCTTATTATATTGATTTTTATTACGCCAATTCTAAAAATTGGGTAGTTATACATGATTTGCGCTTAGAGTATCAGGGGCAAGTGGCACAGATTGATCATCTTTTAATTAACAGGATGTTCCATATTTACGTATTAGAATCAAAGAATTTCGGTTTTTCACAATTAAAGATAAATGAATTTGGAGAGTTTGAAGTAAAATATGGCCAATACTATTTTGGAATTCCCTCTCCAGTAGAACAGAATCAAAGACATATTGATTTGCTTACAAAAATTATTAATGACAATAGGCTTATGCCAAGAAGAATAGGTCTTCCTAGAATGCCTGTCTTTTTTAATTATATTTTAGTGTCTCCACAAACAAAAATTGTTCGGCCTAAAAATAAAGAATATCAGTATGAAAATGTAATTAAGGCAGATATGTTAAAAAAGGTTATAGATAAAAATATAGACAAAGTATCTGCAATTGAAATTGTCAAATCGCTTTATAACTTATGTTCTCTGGAAGTGGTTTGTGAGTTTGGAAAAAGGCTAATAGCTTTGCATAAGCCAAGAAAAATAGACTGGAATAAAAAATTTGGCATAAACGTAGGAAAAGAGAAGAAGAAAATTGTTAAATACTATTGTTTTAAATGTGGAAAATCTATCTCTGAAAAGGTAGCTAAGTTCTGTTGGAATAACAAGGACAAATTCCGCGGAAAGGCATATTGCTACGATTGTCAACGTCTTTTAAAAAGCTAA
- the hemW gene encoding radical SAM family heme chaperone HemW has product MGLTQAAFYLHVPFCRRKCPYCDFYSVPFADTRKIPEKAFLAALKKEVELHAEEVSSYQFVTFYVGGGTPSLLSAGFYEELFDFLAKRLNFEPFEATIEANPSSLNEEKLISYRKIFNRISIGAQSFKDKGLLALGRLHTVFQVKKAFLRARAAGFENISLDLIYGWPGQQKEDLVEELDILLSLGPEHVSCYELTLEPETRMYEWYQKGKLNMPSEEEIVSFYWLIHDFLTQQGFEHYEISNYARRDYECRHNLFYWEARPYLGLGPAAASFLDSRRIKNVEDLNLYLEPLEKGVLPPHEEEILDAEKRFREAVILGLRKLKGINVAEYERRFGFNVFSYYGESLSRLLDQGLLEYCQGYLRLSKRGILLANVVARELV; this is encoded by the coding sequence TTGGGGCTAACGCAGGCTGCCTTTTACCTTCACGTTCCCTTTTGCAGGAGAAAATGCCCTTATTGTGATTTTTATTCGGTTCCTTTTGCTGATACGCGGAAAATTCCTGAAAAAGCCTTTTTGGCCGCTTTGAAAAAAGAAGTTGAGTTGCACGCTGAAGAAGTATCTTCCTATCAGTTTGTGACCTTTTACGTTGGCGGAGGGACACCTTCTTTACTTTCTGCGGGATTTTATGAGGAATTATTTGATTTTTTGGCCAAAAGGCTGAATTTTGAGCCTTTTGAAGCTACCATAGAGGCCAACCCTTCGAGCCTGAATGAAGAAAAACTAATAAGCTACCGCAAAATATTTAACCGCATAAGTATTGGGGCCCAAAGTTTTAAGGATAAGGGGCTTTTAGCCTTGGGAAGGCTTCATACTGTTTTTCAGGTTAAAAAGGCTTTTTTGAGGGCGCGTGCTGCAGGTTTTGAAAATATATCCCTTGATTTGATTTATGGCTGGCCTGGTCAGCAAAAGGAAGATCTTGTGGAAGAACTTGATATCTTGCTCTCTTTAGGGCCTGAGCATGTTTCCTGCTACGAGCTCACCCTTGAGCCAGAAACGAGAATGTATGAATGGTATCAAAAAGGCAAACTAAACATGCCTAGCGAAGAAGAAATAGTGTCTTTTTATTGGTTAATTCATGATTTTTTAACCCAACAAGGCTTTGAACACTATGAAATTTCAAATTATGCCAGAAGAGATTATGAGTGTCGGCACAATCTTTTTTACTGGGAGGCAAGGCCCTACTTAGGGCTTGGCCCAGCAGCAGCATCTTTTTTGGATAGTAGGCGCATAAAAAACGTCGAAGATTTAAACCTTTACCTGGAACCCCTGGAAAAAGGAGTGCTCCCACCGCACGAAGAAGAGATTCTAGATGCTGAAAAGCGTTTTCGGGAGGCCGTGATTCTCGGTTTGCGGAAGCTAAAGGGTATAAACGTAGCAGAGTACGAAAGACGCTTTGGTTTCAATGTTTTTTCATATTATGGGGAAAGCTTATCTAGATTATTGGATCAGGGGCTTTTGGAATATTGCCAGGGATATTTACGTTTAAGCAAGCGAGGCATTTTGCTTGCCAACGTTGTAGCCCGAGAATTGGTTTAG
- a CDS encoding hydantoinase B/oxoprolinase family protein codes for MREQIEITIFNSLFAAVAEEMGIVLQKSAFSANIKERRDFSCAIFDGKGRLIAQAAHIPVHLGAMPHTLAAVRKTLEMAPGDVVITNDPYAGGTHLPDITLIKPVYHGEEIAFFLTVRAHHADVGGKDPGSMPLATNIEEEGVLIRPLKLLEEGQLNESFWRDFLGQVRNPDEREGDLKAQLAALHRGELRVKELIEKYSLPYLKERFALLLTHSSLLMRALIRDIPNGCYSFEDYLDDDGLGKSPVPINVRILVQDESVTLDFRASSPQVKTGLNAVRAVTCAAVYYVFFSLARGNIPHNQGAFEPLEVLTNPGTVVDAQYPAPVAAGNVETSQRIVDVVLGALAQALPEEIPAASCGSMNNLAFGNDAFTYYETIGGGMGGRPTSPGLSGVHTHMTNTLNTPIEALEREYPVLLEKYALRRRSGGRGRFRGGDGLIRRFCFLEPVTVTILSERRKLAPYGLYGGHPGKRGQNILEKSGKRKKLPSKITLKVEAGDVIEIRTPGGGGWG; via the coding sequence ATGCGCGAGCAAATTGAAATCACCATCTTTAATTCTCTTTTTGCGGCGGTAGCAGAAGAGATGGGCATAGTGCTGCAAAAATCTGCTTTTTCAGCCAATATCAAGGAAAGGCGCGATTTTTCCTGCGCTATTTTTGACGGAAAAGGCCGACTCATTGCCCAGGCCGCACATATCCCGGTGCATCTGGGAGCTATGCCCCATACGCTTGCCGCAGTGCGCAAAACCCTGGAAATGGCGCCTGGAGACGTTGTTATTACCAATGACCCTTATGCCGGGGGCACCCACTTACCAGACATCACCTTGATTAAGCCCGTTTATCATGGAGAGGAGATCGCCTTTTTTCTGACGGTGCGGGCCCATCACGCAGATGTTGGTGGAAAAGACCCGGGTTCCATGCCCCTTGCCACCAATATTGAAGAAGAAGGCGTTTTAATAAGGCCCCTTAAGTTGCTTGAGGAAGGCCAACTTAATGAAAGCTTTTGGCGTGATTTTTTAGGACAGGTGAGAAACCCTGATGAGCGCGAGGGAGACCTTAAAGCCCAGCTTGCAGCCCTTCATCGTGGGGAGCTTCGCGTTAAAGAGCTTATTGAAAAATACAGCTTGCCCTATTTGAAGGAAAGATTTGCCCTTCTTTTGACTCATAGTAGCCTGCTTATGCGGGCTTTGATAAGGGACATTCCTAATGGCTGCTACAGTTTTGAGGACTATCTTGATGATGATGGCCTGGGGAAGTCTCCTGTGCCCATTAACGTGCGCATTTTGGTACAGGATGAGTCGGTAACTTTAGATTTTCGGGCTTCTTCCCCTCAGGTAAAAACCGGGTTAAACGCGGTGCGTGCAGTTACTTGTGCTGCGGTTTATTATGTGTTTTTTTCGCTGGCCAGAGGGAATATTCCTCACAACCAGGGAGCATTTGAGCCTTTAGAGGTGCTTACCAATCCTGGCACCGTGGTGGATGCTCAGTATCCCGCCCCGGTGGCAGCGGGAAACGTGGAAACCTCTCAGCGCATTGTCGATGTAGTTCTGGGCGCATTAGCCCAGGCTCTGCCAGAAGAAATACCTGCTGCTTCTTGCGGCAGTATGAATAACCTTGCCTTTGGAAACGACGCCTTCACTTACTATGAAACTATTGGCGGAGGCATGGGAGGACGGCCTACTTCCCCCGGTCTTTCAGGTGTTCACACCCACATGACCAATACCCTCAATACCCCTATAGAGGCCCTTGAAAGGGAATATCCTGTGTTGCTGGAAAAGTATGCCCTGCGCAGGCGTTCAGGAGGCAGGGGGCGTTTTCGTGGCGGAGACGGACTTATAAGACGTTTCTGTTTTCTTGAACCTGTTACAGTAACTATCCTCTCAGAGAGAAGAAAGCTTGCACCTTACGGGCTTTACGGAGGGCACCCAGGAAAACGTGGCCAAAACATCCTTGAAAAAAGCGGCAAGCGTAAAAAGTTGCCAAGCAAAATAACCCTCAAGGTGGAAGCAGGAGATGTCATAGAAATTCGCACCCCAGGGGGAGGTGGTTGGGGCTAA
- a CDS encoding HD domain-containing protein, protein MMVLDAPLWQKLEEEARKFYENAGSSHRLDHVKRVIALAEHIAQKEGADVDVVKVAALFHDIGRQKEKETQGKICHAAYGAEKVKEILAKYNLPQDFIERVSGAIRCHRFRSNERPKTLEAMVLFDADKLDALGAVGIGRAFLFAGEVGARLHNPEVDLEKTRPYSREDTAWREFKLKLSKIKDQMLTSEGKRLARERYRFMEEFFERLHKEVSGEM, encoded by the coding sequence ATGATGGTTCTTGATGCTCCCCTGTGGCAAAAATTAGAAGAAGAAGCTCGCAAGTTTTATGAAAACGCAGGTTCAAGCCATCGCCTTGACCATGTAAAGCGCGTGATAGCCCTGGCTGAACATATTGCCCAAAAGGAAGGCGCAGATGTTGACGTCGTGAAGGTTGCGGCTCTTTTTCACGATATTGGCCGCCAAAAAGAGAAAGAGACTCAGGGAAAGATTTGTCATGCAGCCTATGGTGCCGAAAAAGTAAAAGAAATTCTGGCAAAATACAATTTACCCCAGGACTTTATTGAGCGTGTTTCAGGGGCTATTCGCTGCCACCGCTTTCGCAGTAACGAACGCCCAAAGACTTTAGAAGCCATGGTGCTTTTTGATGCGGATAAGCTCGATGCCCTTGGGGCTGTGGGAATTGGCAGGGCGTTTCTTTTTGCAGGAGAAGTGGGTGCAAGACTCCACAATCCCGAGGTGGATCTTGAAAAAACCAGGCCTTATTCCCGGGAAGATACGGCCTGGCGGGAATTCAAACTTAAACTTTCCAAAATAAAAGACCAGATGCTTACCTCTGAAGGCAAACGTCTTGCCAGGGAGCGTTATCGTTTCATGGAGGAATTTTTTGAAAGGCTCCACAAAGAAGTCTCAGGGGAGATGTAA
- a CDS encoding DUF2281 domain-containing protein — protein sequence MYENEIEAKLKELPEDLRKKVVDYIDTLIQRQQTSKEKKEFNFDWENGLSDLSGDFSAVELQHKALDLR from the coding sequence ATGTACGAAAACGAAATTGAAGCTAAATTAAAAGAGCTCCCTGAAGATTTAAGAAAGAAGGTTGTGGATTATATTGATACTTTAATTCAAAGGCAACAAACTTCTAAGGAGAAAAAAGAATTTAACTTTGACTGGGAAAATGGCCTGTCAGATTTGTCTGGCGATTTTTCTGCTGTAGAATTACAACATAAAGCTTTAGATTTGAGATAA
- the polA gene encoding DNA polymerase I produces MAQKNLFPQKLPFDGKKDPIFVIDGSSFIYRAYFAIKGHLSNRKGLPTKAIFGFTQMLLKLLKEMDPKYVVVCFDAKGPTFRHKVYEEYKANRPAMPDDLAVQIPYIREVTRAFGVPILEIEGFEADDLIAAIATRIDHPIVIVGGDKDLFPLISEKVVMWDPMKDLFIDQTWIKERFGVEPEKLLDVRALAGDSIDNIPGVPGIGEKTALKLIKEYGSLEEVLKHAHEIKQKRLRENLIKYAEQARLSKKLVQLAKEAPIPLEPDFFRRRAANVLKLRELFLELEFKKLLKELPATKTISYDEYELVTDSSRMHEILAKAREKGLVVIDLESNHIDPMRGKIVGVALCFEPPKAYYFPFRHEGLEARKQLPWEAFGDIAALIEDQQVKKIGHNIKYDLILLARYGVALKGLEGDTMLASYLLNPTRRTHGLDELAEEILGHCMISYKEVTKELAKGESFARVPLEKAKDYACEDAHVTYLLYQYFWPKLKEESLWRVFEEIERPLIKVLARMEMAGIKIDVPYLRALSQELAQKLKELEQKIYEIAQEQFNINSSRQLAHILFEKLKLPKVKKTPKKTAFSTDNEVLEELSTLHELPRLVLEYRTLAKLKSTYVDALPKMANPETGRIHTSFNQTITATGRLSSSDPNLQNIPVRGEEGTKIRKAFVPEKGALFLSADYSQIDLRVLAHYSGDETLIEAFKRGEDIHRRTAAEIFGVSPEEVTSEMRRMAKTINFGIVYGMSPYGLAKELKIGRREAKAFIERYFERYPGVKRYMEQIVAEAREKGYVETLFGRKRPLPDINSPNRTAREFAERTAINTPIQGTAADIIKLAMIKLDTTIEEKGFETKMLLQVHDELLFEVPEKEVEEIQKIVRQIMEGVVTLKVPLKVNLALGKNWAEAKA; encoded by the coding sequence ATGGCACAAAAAAATCTATTTCCCCAAAAATTACCCTTTGACGGCAAAAAAGACCCTATTTTTGTGATTGACGGAAGCTCTTTTATTTATCGCGCCTATTTTGCTATTAAAGGCCACTTATCAAACCGTAAAGGGCTTCCGACCAAGGCTATTTTTGGTTTTACCCAGATGCTTCTCAAACTCCTGAAAGAAATGGACCCAAAATACGTGGTGGTCTGTTTTGATGCCAAAGGCCCTACTTTTCGACACAAAGTTTACGAGGAATACAAAGCAAACCGTCCGGCCATGCCTGATGATTTGGCCGTGCAAATCCCTTATATCCGCGAAGTCACCAGGGCCTTTGGCGTACCTATCCTTGAAATAGAAGGCTTTGAAGCGGACGACTTAATTGCTGCCATTGCCACCCGCATTGACCATCCCATTGTCATCGTTGGAGGGGACAAAGATCTATTTCCCCTTATCTCTGAAAAAGTCGTCATGTGGGACCCGATGAAGGACCTATTCATTGACCAAACCTGGATTAAAGAACGTTTTGGGGTTGAGCCCGAAAAACTTCTTGATGTAAGGGCCCTTGCCGGAGACAGCATCGATAACATCCCCGGGGTTCCAGGTATTGGCGAAAAAACTGCCTTAAAACTCATCAAAGAGTACGGCTCTCTTGAAGAAGTTTTAAAGCACGCTCACGAGATCAAACAAAAACGCTTGCGCGAAAACCTTATAAAGTATGCCGAACAAGCCCGTCTCTCAAAAAAATTAGTACAGCTTGCCAAAGAGGCCCCTATTCCCCTTGAGCCAGATTTTTTCAGGCGCCGCGCAGCCAACGTCCTCAAATTACGAGAGCTATTCCTTGAGCTTGAGTTCAAAAAACTTCTCAAAGAACTCCCCGCCACCAAAACCATTTCTTATGACGAATACGAACTCGTGACAGATTCTTCCCGAATGCACGAAATTTTAGCCAAAGCTCGTGAAAAGGGCCTGGTGGTTATTGACCTTGAAAGTAATCACATAGACCCCATGCGCGGAAAAATCGTAGGAGTGGCCCTTTGTTTTGAACCACCTAAAGCTTATTATTTTCCCTTTCGCCACGAAGGCTTAGAGGCCAGGAAGCAACTTCCCTGGGAAGCCTTTGGCGACATAGCAGCCCTCATCGAGGACCAACAAGTCAAAAAAATCGGCCACAACATAAAATACGACCTGATTCTTCTGGCACGCTATGGAGTAGCCCTGAAAGGGCTTGAAGGTGATACCATGCTTGCGTCGTATCTTTTAAACCCTACCAGACGCACTCATGGCCTTGATGAATTAGCAGAAGAAATCCTCGGTCACTGCATGATCTCCTACAAAGAAGTCACAAAAGAACTTGCCAAAGGAGAAAGTTTCGCAAGAGTTCCTCTTGAAAAAGCCAAAGACTATGCCTGTGAAGACGCCCACGTAACCTATCTCCTTTATCAATACTTCTGGCCCAAATTAAAAGAAGAAAGTCTCTGGCGAGTTTTTGAAGAGATAGAACGTCCTTTGATCAAAGTGCTGGCTCGCATGGAAATGGCAGGCATCAAAATAGACGTACCTTATCTGCGAGCGCTTTCCCAAGAGCTTGCCCAAAAACTAAAAGAACTTGAACAAAAAATCTACGAAATAGCCCAGGAACAATTCAACATAAACTCAAGTAGGCAGCTTGCTCATATCCTTTTTGAAAAACTTAAACTCCCCAAAGTTAAAAAAACCCCTAAAAAGACGGCCTTTTCCACAGACAACGAGGTTTTAGAGGAGCTTTCCACTCTTCATGAACTTCCGCGCCTGGTTCTTGAATATCGCACGTTGGCCAAGCTCAAATCAACTTACGTAGATGCCCTCCCAAAGATGGCTAATCCTGAGACCGGCCGCATTCATACTTCCTTTAACCAAACCATCACTGCCACGGGAAGGCTCTCAAGCAGTGATCCCAATCTCCAGAATATTCCTGTACGCGGCGAAGAAGGCACTAAAATTCGCAAGGCCTTTGTCCCGGAAAAAGGGGCTCTTTTTCTTTCAGCAGATTATTCCCAGATAGACCTCCGGGTACTTGCCCATTATTCAGGCGATGAAACATTGATAGAAGCCTTTAAGCGCGGCGAAGATATTCACCGCCGCACCGCAGCAGAGATCTTTGGTGTTTCCCCTGAAGAAGTCACCTCTGAGATGCGGCGCATGGCCAAAACCATAAACTTCGGCATTGTTTACGGCATGAGCCCTTACGGGCTAGCCAAAGAACTAAAAATTGGCCGTCGCGAGGCCAAAGCCTTTATTGAGCGTTATTTTGAACGCTACCCCGGTGTTAAACGCTACATGGAACAAATTGTCGCTGAAGCCAGAGAAAAAGGCTATGTGGAAACACTTTTCGGACGTAAAAGGCCTTTGCCGGATATTAACAGCCCCAATCGTACGGCACGTGAGTTTGCCGAACGCACTGCCATCAATACCCCCATTCAAGGAACCGCCGCTGATATCATCAAACTTGCCATGATCAAGCTAGACACCACTATTGAAGAAAAAGGCTTTGAGACCAAGATGCTTCTTCAAGTCCATGATGAACTCCTTTTTGAAGTTCCAGAAAAAGAAGTTGAAGAAATTCAAAAAATTGTCCGACAAATCATGGAAGGAGTTGTGACTTTAAAAGTCCCCTTAAAAGTAAACCTTGCTTTAGGGAAAAATTGGGCAGAGGCCAAGGCATGA
- a CDS encoding flagellar brake protein: MSWTYFEQGYERTTDRRIIDILLDDLKENAYWVQIAAAGFRSGPTILVDKNKNRLFFDLPRPWREGLQVVRVTYQDKDKIYYTFRVKVLETDHKERLIITNFPQEYFRLERRRFYRVPTPDGSVAHFKFKGKEYQADIVNISASGMAIVLPRQTRLIVGEDIEDVVLKLNVSLNKPYDHELRIKKARIVREMPRGAGRYLYGIDFLIEKENEREPFLRYTIKREIELRKS; the protein is encoded by the coding sequence ATGAGCTGGACGTATTTTGAACAGGGATATGAACGCACCACTGACAGAAGAATCATAGACATCTTGCTTGACGACCTCAAAGAAAATGCTTATTGGGTGCAAATTGCCGCCGCAGGATTCCGCTCTGGCCCAACTATCTTGGTAGATAAAAATAAGAACCGTCTGTTTTTTGATCTTCCCCGCCCGTGGCGAGAAGGGCTTCAAGTGGTAAGGGTCACCTACCAGGACAAAGACAAAATTTACTATACTTTTAGGGTCAAGGTCCTTGAAACAGACCACAAAGAACGTCTCATTATAACGAATTTTCCTCAGGAATATTTTCGCCTAGAACGAAGACGCTTTTACCGGGTGCCTACTCCAGATGGCTCTGTTGCCCATTTCAAATTCAAGGGGAAAGAATATCAAGCAGACATAGTAAACATCAGCGCCAGTGGCATGGCTATTGTTCTACCACGCCAGACCCGTTTAATCGTAGGAGAAGACATCGAAGACGTTGTCTTAAAACTAAATGTTTCCTTAAACAAACCCTATGACCATGAATTACGCATAAAAAAGGCTCGGATTGTCAGAGAAATGCCAAGAGGTGCCGGTCGCTACCTCTACGGCATTGATTTTCTTATTGAAAAAGAAAATGAACGCGAGCCTTTTTTGCGCTACACCATCAAACGCGAAATAGAACTTCGCAAAAGCTGA